CGATCGCGGGTGCATTTTGCTGCGTGATGCACAATCGGGGAGAATGACACCGCGTGCGATGAAGCATCGACGCGAAGGCGAAGATGCGACGGTCAAATTGAGTCGAACGATCTTGAACTCCGTGCTCGAAGAGAAGAAAGCAATTCTCTCAGCGGATGCGGCCAGCGACTCTCGGTTTGATGCGAGTGAGTCGATCTCAGCCCTGACAATTCGATCGATGATGTGCGTGCCGATGCTCGACATGCAGGGTGATCCGGTTGGAGTGATCAACATCGACACTCAGAATCCGGTCATGCAGTTCAAGAATGAAGACCTTGAGATCATGATGGCTGTCGCCAGCCAGGCAGCTAATAACTTTGAAACGGCTCGTCTGCTGGATGCGTTCGTCGAAAAGCAAAAGCAAGACAGCGAGATGGATATCGCCCGGAATGTGCAGCATGCACTGCTTCCGGAAGCATTTCCCGAAATCAGCGAATACCAGTTCTTCGCCTCGTATGAGTCTGCGCAGGCCGTTGGCGGAGACTATTACGATGTGATCCCGACGAAAGACGGGAAAATCTGGTTGGCCTTCGGTGATGTCGCTGGGAAAGGTGTTCCAGCATCGCTGGTGATGTCGCGAATGTCGAGCGTTGTCCGCAGCACGAGCGAATTCGTCACCGATGCTGGGGAAGCTGTCGCAGCGATCAACGAGCACATGTGCGCGAAAGCGGTTGAAGGGCGATTCGTCACATTTGTTCTGACAATTCTTGACACCGTCAATCATTCAATGTCTGTCGTGAACGCCGGGCACATGTCCCCGATGATTCGCAAGGTTGATGGCACGATTGAAGAGTTTGATGACGATTCGATTGGGGTTCCGATTGGAGTTCTGGAGAGTTTTCCCTTCGAGAAGCGGGAGAGGAAACTCGAACCCGGGGAGACAGTCGTTCTGTTCACGGACGGTGTCAGTGAGGCGATGAATCCGAACTCGGATCTGTACGGATCGGAACGCCTTCGGGAAGTCATTTCAGAACATACCGACGATGCGGAAGAGCTCGGACGAGCGATCCGTGAAGATGTGAAGAAGCACGCGGATGGCCGTCCACAGAACGATGACATCACGCTCATGGTGTTCGGTCGAAATCGATGATGACTCGTTCAGTCCGCGTTTTCCGTCTGATGTTCGGGTGAGCCGTGGAAAGCTGTGGCGGGAATGCAACATCGAGCAAAGTCGAACAGAGAGTTGGGATTGTGCCGGAAAGGCTGCGGAGAATGGAGGCTTTGGGGGACTTCTCCGGATTGATAGGCAATCGCTTGAATGATGTCATGTGTCACGTCAGAATGATGTCAGATTGAAACAATTGAAATCTGTGTTGCCGATGGAGTGTCGAACTCGGAAGAAGTTCTTTCTTGCGAGTGCTCGATCGTTCGTTTCTTTCGACCTCCTCTTCACTTTGATCCAGTCAACAACTTCGAAGACAAACTACGAGCAAAGGCAGACTTATGGAAATCCTTCCAGGGAATACAGTTGGAATCGATTTGGGAACAACGTACTCAGCGATTTCGCAAATGGATGCTGAAGGACATCCAGTCTCGATCTCGAATGCAGATGGAAAGACCATTACTCCATCCGTGGTCATTCTTGGCGAAGGGGGAAAAGTGATCGTCGGTCCCAGCTACGAGCGGATGTCGATCGAAGACCCTCGCAATATTGTCGAAGCCATCAAACGTCAGATGGGCAACAAAGACTTCTTCATCGTCTACAACGACAAGAAGCTGACGCCCGAGTTTGTTTCTGCGTTGATTCTGAAGAAGCTGAAGCAGGACGCCGAACAATCAATCGGTCCGATCGCGAACGCTGTTGTCACTGTTCCCTATTACTTCAACGATGTTCGACGCAAAGCAACGCAGGATTCCGGAAAGATCGCCGGGATCAATGTCATCGACATCATTAACGAACCAACGGCAGCGACTCTTGCCTATGCCTGGCAGAAGGGACACCTCGGACGCCCTGACGCCTTTGACGGCGAACGAACCATCATGGTTTACGACCTTGGTGGAGGAACGTTCGACGTGACCGTTGTGCGATACACTGCGACTACATTCAACGTGCTCGCGACCGATGGAGACGTGATGCTCGGCGGACTCGACTGGAGCCGACGAATTGTTGACCACATCGCCGAAGAGTTCCATCGTCGCCACGGGGAAGATCCTCGTGAAGACTCCGAAACGTTGATGCAATTGACTCAGGAATGTGAGCAAGCCAAGCGTGACCTCAGTGAACGTGCTCAAATTCCAATCACCGCGAACTACAAAGGCAAGAGCTACACTCACGCTTTGACTCGCGGTGAGTTCGAAAGACTCACCGGCGATCTCATGCAGCGAACTCGTGACACAACCGAGTTGGTGATGCAACAGGCCGGTGTGGGTGTTGGGGAACTCGACGAGGTGGTCCTCGTCGGCGGTTCGACCTATATGCCAGTCGTTGAAACGATGCTTCGTGAAGTGACCGGGAAAGAGCCTTCTCGTGAAGTGACTCCGGAAGAAGCGGTTTCGCAGGGAGCTGCGATTCATGCTGCCATTCTCGAAGCAACCGCAACTGGTGGCGGAAGTCGACTGGGCAAAGCGGTCATCACGCGATTGCGTTCGGTCTCGGCGACAGACGTCAACTCTCACTCACTCGGCGTGAAGATCAGCGATCCGAAGGACAAGTCACGGAAGCTGAATCACATCATGATTCCGAAGAACTCTTCGCTTCCGATGGAAGTCTCTCAACGATTCAAGACGAACAAAGAAAACCAGCAGCGAGTGCATGTCTGCGTGCTCGAAGGCGATGCTTCCGATCCCGATGCCTGCACGACGATCGGTGATTTCCGTATCGTGAACCTGCCTCCAAATCTCCCTGCGGGATCGCCAGTTGAGATCACTTACAGCTACGACAAGAACGGTCGATTCTCGGCACGAGCTGTCGAACTGGTGAGCAATACTGAAGCGAAAACGGAGATTGTGCGAGACTCCGGATTGAACGAAGACAATGTGAACGCGTTTGAAGTGTTGGCGAATGAGTATCAAGTCGAGTAGAAACTGACGAACTCATCGTTCGAAAATCATCGACGAATCTCATCAGCCGCGAGTGAAAAATGGATGTTTATAAAGAATGGCTCGGCATTCCGGAGGGAGCCCGTCCTCCGGATCATTACGAGTTGCTGCGAGTTGCACAGTTTGAAGATGACACCGACAAAATTCGTGCACACTACAAGAAGCTGAATGCACACGTTCGGAAGTATGCCACAGGGCAGTATTCCGTTCAGTCTCAAGAGCTTTTGAATGAGCTTGCGAAGGCGATGTTGTGCCTGACCGATCCCGGTCGTAAACGCGACTACGATGAAGGCCTCGGCCGAGAATTCGAAGCTGCCGTCGACGAGTTTGGTCGTCAACCAGTGCTGGACGTTTTGGTCCAGCAGGGAGACATCACACGCGATCAGCAGCGTGAAATCGAAGAGTTCGCAGATCGACGAGGTCTCTCTCATCGTGATGCCGCCGTGCAGATGAAACTCGTGAAGCCGGAAAAGGCTGCCCAGGCGTTGGCTTGTCAGCTTGGATACTCCTTCGTCGATCTGGAAGACATGCTTCCGGAAGATGACGTACTCGATCTGGTTCCGCGGGCGATGGTGAAACGGAATTCGTTCATTCCATTGTTTGTGGATGACGGGCGATTGCTGATTGCCTGTGTCGATCAGCCGGAGCACGAAGTCGAAGAAGAGCTTCAGATTCGCTCCGGTGTGCCTGTTCGACCGGTCATCGTCACGCCACGTTCGATCAATCAGGCGATTGCCCAGTACTACGCACCGGGAATGCGCGACGAAGCCAAACTCTCTAGCGAGTCTTCAGAGTCGTCGTCGAAATCAAGTTCAAAGAAGTCCGGCAAGAAAGATTCAAAATCGAGTGCGTCGAAAGATTTCGCTCAACTGACTCCGTCCGAGAAGAAAGAGCGTCGCCAATACGGAATTCTTTTCATGTGTTGGAGTGTTCTGATTCCGATGCTGCCGGTGATTTTCAAGTTTGTCTCGCCCACACTCGCGCTGAAGCTGGCCTGGTATCCGGATCTGGTGTCTTACATTCTCACCGGACTGGTTGCCCCGGCGACGGTATATTGGATCACCCAGAAATACTGGAAGTGATGAGCTGAGTGTGTCTTGAAAGAGGCGAGTGAACGTCTCGATGCGAAGGAGGTAAGGCCGTGTTCGAAGCGACTCTTCTGGTCATTCAAGGACCTGACCAGGGAAGCCGCATTGACCTGGGCAAGCCTCCAGTTCGCATTGGACGTGGTGTGCAGAACGACGTCCGAATTCTCGACAAAGAAATGTCGAGACAACATGCCGTCTTTCAATGGGATGGCGAGACGTGGGTCATCAACGACCGCAACAGCTCGAACGGAACGTTCGTCAATGGCATGCTGGTCGATGGAGCCCGACTCCGCCGCGGCGATCAGATTCAAATGGGGAGAACAATTTTCCTGTTCTCAGCAGAGATCCCGGAGATTGCTTCTTCAGCGAGTAGCCAGATCCATCTGATCGGACAGCGAGGCGGTCAGGACAACTCTCGAATCGTCAGTCAGGCGACTCCCGATGCATCGCACTTATCTGTCGGTCGTGAGCAGGCCGGGGCCAATCTGCAGATCCTATATCAAATCACTGAAGAAGCTGTCCGACCGACGTCCACGTGTGAAGAGCTTCTTGAGCGAATTCTGCAACTGACATTGGATGCTGTGGGTGCGGATCGCGGTTGTATTCTCGTCACGGATTCAAGAACGGATCGGATTGAGCCCCGAGTCGTCAGCTACCGGCACGGAGTCGACAGCACTGAGCGAATGCCGATCTCGACGACTATCGTTGAGTATGTCATTCAGCACGGTCAGGGGGTCAGGACGACCGACGCTCAGAGAGACTCCCGTTTTGACGGTGGGCAAAGCATCATGCAAGCTGGAATTCGGGAAGCGATGTGCGTTCCGATGCGAGGTCGGTATGAATTGATGGGGGTCATTTATGTGGACACGAACAGTGTCAACAGCCTCGGGATGGAGATGACTCAACTCAGTCTGAATCGATTCAACGATCACTTGTTGCGGTTGCTGTTAGCGATTGGCCGTCAGTCCGCTTTGGCTCTAGAGAATCTTCGCTATCAGGAATCGATGATTTCGGCGGAGCGTCTGGCTGCTGTCGGCCAGACGGTGGCGATCATGAGCCATCACATCAAGAACATTCTTCAGGGAGTCCGCGGCGGAAGCTATCTTGTTGATATGGGACTCAAGGATGAGAACCTCGAATTGGTCCAAAAGGGCTGGGGCATCGTCGAGCGGAATCAGGATCGAATTTACAATCTCGTGATGGACATGCTGACGTTCAGTAAGGAACGCGATCCGAAGCTGGAATTTGTTTCGATCAAAGACGTTATCAACGATGTCTGTGAACTCATGGAAAAACGACTTGAGGATCGCGGAATTCAACTTGTCGTCGATGTGCCTGAGGACCTCCCGAAATCGATGGTTGACCCGGAAGGTTTCCATCGGGCGATTCTGAATTTCGTCGTCAATGCGATCGATGCTCTTGAGGACCAAGAGGAACCGCTGTTGACGATGCGGTGTCGCTATCAGGAGTCGGATGAAACTTTCCAACTCGATATCGAAGACAACGGGACCGGCATCGATCCCGTGGACATGCCGAAACTGTTCAGTCTGTTCGAATCGAGTAAGGGGTCTGCGGGGACCGGTCTGGGATTATCGGTCAGTCGCAAAGTTCTCAGGGAGCACGGAGGAGAGATTACGCTGGACAGCGAAATCGGGAAGGGAACCTGTTTTCATCTCGTGTGGCCGTTTATCAAAGATGATCAGGTGAGCAAGGAAGACTCGCAGCCCGAACCTCCCCCGAGTGGATCAACCATGTTACCGTGACTTTTCCGGAACTTGGAAGAATATCGATTCGAGAATTCCTTCCGGGTGAAGTCGAGAAAATGAAAAAAACAGACGAGAATCAAAGACTTCCGGT
The sequence above is drawn from the Thalassoglobus sp. JC818 genome and encodes:
- a CDS encoding SpoIIE family protein phosphatase, with translation MDKLVLLQDGQATPFEISKDEMVIGRLPECEIQLPSNMVSRTHAKVIRKGDEVLIEDLGSGNGTFLNGKRIEAATPLKGNDRLKFGPILMRFDTDRVSDDDSSSVLRHAEGFNQVEIHEQDDGSSTIVNSLDSKLVGGIFDSRPQDKLKAVLEISRSLAGTLDVESLLPKILDSLFSIFPAADRGCILLRDAQSGRMTPRAMKHRREGEDATVKLSRTILNSVLEEKKAILSADAASDSRFDASESISALTIRSMMCVPMLDMQGDPVGVINIDTQNPVMQFKNEDLEIMMAVASQAANNFETARLLDAFVEKQKQDSEMDIARNVQHALLPEAFPEISEYQFFASYESAQAVGGDYYDVIPTKDGKIWLAFGDVAGKGVPASLVMSRMSSVVRSTSEFVTDAGEAVAAINEHMCAKAVEGRFVTFVLTILDTVNHSMSVVNAGHMSPMIRKVDGTIEEFDDDSIGVPIGVLESFPFEKRERKLEPGETVVLFTDGVSEAMNPNSDLYGSERLREVISEHTDDAEELGRAIREDVKKHADGRPQNDDITLMVFGRNR
- a CDS encoding Hsp70 family protein; its protein translation is MEILPGNTVGIDLGTTYSAISQMDAEGHPVSISNADGKTITPSVVILGEGGKVIVGPSYERMSIEDPRNIVEAIKRQMGNKDFFIVYNDKKLTPEFVSALILKKLKQDAEQSIGPIANAVVTVPYYFNDVRRKATQDSGKIAGINVIDIINEPTAATLAYAWQKGHLGRPDAFDGERTIMVYDLGGGTFDVTVVRYTATTFNVLATDGDVMLGGLDWSRRIVDHIAEEFHRRHGEDPREDSETLMQLTQECEQAKRDLSERAQIPITANYKGKSYTHALTRGEFERLTGDLMQRTRDTTELVMQQAGVGVGELDEVVLVGGSTYMPVVETMLREVTGKEPSREVTPEEAVSQGAAIHAAILEATATGGGSRLGKAVITRLRSVSATDVNSHSLGVKISDPKDKSRKLNHIMIPKNSSLPMEVSQRFKTNKENQQRVHVCVLEGDASDPDACTTIGDFRIVNLPPNLPAGSPVEITYSYDKNGRFSARAVELVSNTEAKTEIVRDSGLNEDNVNAFEVLANEYQVE
- a CDS encoding ATP-binding protein; its protein translation is MFEATLLVIQGPDQGSRIDLGKPPVRIGRGVQNDVRILDKEMSRQHAVFQWDGETWVINDRNSSNGTFVNGMLVDGARLRRGDQIQMGRTIFLFSAEIPEIASSASSQIHLIGQRGGQDNSRIVSQATPDASHLSVGREQAGANLQILYQITEEAVRPTSTCEELLERILQLTLDAVGADRGCILVTDSRTDRIEPRVVSYRHGVDSTERMPISTTIVEYVIQHGQGVRTTDAQRDSRFDGGQSIMQAGIREAMCVPMRGRYELMGVIYVDTNSVNSLGMEMTQLSLNRFNDHLLRLLLAIGRQSALALENLRYQESMISAERLAAVGQTVAIMSHHIKNILQGVRGGSYLVDMGLKDENLELVQKGWGIVERNQDRIYNLVMDMLTFSKERDPKLEFVSIKDVINDVCELMEKRLEDRGIQLVVDVPEDLPKSMVDPEGFHRAILNFVVNAIDALEDQEEPLLTMRCRYQESDETFQLDIEDNGTGIDPVDMPKLFSLFESSKGSAGTGLGLSVSRKVLREHGGEITLDSEIGKGTCFHLVWPFIKDDQVSKEDSQPEPPPSGSTMLP